ATCCAGATTACGCAGCACCCGTTCGATCGGATCAGTAACGCTTTTTTCGACATCTTCGGCATTCGCCCCCGGCCAGACAACGCGCACCGAAGCATAATCCAGTTCGAAATTCGGAAAGAACTGTACATTCAATTTCATCAGTGCAACGATCCCGGCCAGGATCATCACTACCATCAACAGATTCGGGGCCACTTTATGGCGCGCAAAAACCCCGATCATACCGTGTGATTTAAAGCGCTTTTCCGGGATTTCGAAATCGTGATCAAGCTTACTTTCGTCAGGGGATGAAGCCTTGCTTACCGTTTCCTTATCGGTCATGGCGACACCTCAGACACTTTCAAGCCGTTAATTGCGTTTGGTAAATGCGTCGTCAGCACCTTGATGCCATCCTGTAATTCGGCGGAAGCAATCAAAGCCATCAATTTACCATTGCGCATCACCTCACCCTTCAATTCGATCTGAACCGAACGCAGTCGTTCGTTTTCAATCAGATAAATCCGGTCATTACCGTAAATCGCACTATAAGGCACGGCCGCCACCTGATGCATTTCCCGACCTCTAAAATACACTTCCATCAACTCCCCCGGACGCTTGCCGTATAGAGCATCCGGCATGGAAAAATACGCATCCACGCCGCTGGTTGAAGCCTCTCCGGCCAAGCGCAGCAGATTCAATTGCAATGGACTGCCCGCCATTTCGTATTCGGCAATCAGACGCTGTTTAGACAAAAGCGCTTTTTCCGCCTGTGCCAGGCTGCTCACCGGCAATTTCGCTTTCAGCTCCATACTCTCCAGCGCATAAAAGCTGACCAGCAGCGATCCGACATTGACGCGGTCGCCGACACTGACATTCACTTCTGCGATGCGTCCGTCGAACGGCGCGTACACCACCCCGCGCTGCTGATTGAGTTTAGCCTGATCCAGCGCTGCCTGCGCTTTTTGCAGGCGCGCCTGAACCTGTGAAATTTGCGAGTCACTCTGCTCTACCGCCAACTGAACACCGACAACCGTATATTCCTGTTTGACGAGCGCCTCCTTGGCGGCATCCACAACCGACTGCGACGCCAGATTCTTTTTCAGCAAAGTCTTGGCCCGAGCCAGCGCCTCTTTCTTCAATTCCAAAACCTTCTGCTCATGCAACAGACGCTTTTGATTGGCTTTAATGGTCAGTTGCTGCAGTTTTAGCTGCGCTCTGGCATCCGCCACGTCGGCGCGCGCCTGATCCACCGGCAAACGCAAATCTTCGGAGGAAAGCGCAACCAACATTTCACCTTTCTTAACTTCATCCCCCGGCAGAACCGCAACCTTTTCCACCACGGCGGAAATCGGTGCCGACGCTTTAACCAAAGCGTTCGACTCCACCACGCCATATAACGTCTGCACCGCGGCCAGATTTTCCAGCGATACCGAGACGCCATTAACCATCCATACTTTCTCTTTCACCTCAACCGGCGGTTGTTGCGGCTTGGAGTTTTTCATATAGATAAAAAGCGCAATGGCAACGCCAACAATAAGAATCGGAATCAGTCGTTTAACCAGTTTGTTCATGTATTTTGCAGCCTCAAGCTCTTCAAACGCCGGCAGTTATGCGTTCACCGTTAAATTGAATGTTTTAAGTATCGGCTAATCATGCCTGATTTCTACGTAAAAATCGACACGCGTAACCATAAACAAACCATAACAAAAAGTAATGAACAAGACATTGAGTTTTTTATT
The genomic region above belongs to Thiomicrorhabdus xiamenensis and contains:
- a CDS encoding efflux RND transporter periplasmic adaptor subunit, with translation MNKLVKRLIPILIVGVAIALFIYMKNSKPQQPPVEVKEKVWMVNGVSVSLENLAAVQTLYGVVESNALVKASAPISAVVEKVAVLPGDEVKKGEMLVALSSEDLRLPVDQARADVADARAQLKLQQLTIKANQKRLLHEQKVLELKKEALARAKTLLKKNLASQSVVDAAKEALVKQEYTVVGVQLAVEQSDSQISQVQARLQKAQAALDQAKLNQQRGVVYAPFDGRIAEVNVSVGDRVNVGSLLVSFYALESMELKAKLPVSSLAQAEKALLSKQRLIAEYEMAGSPLQLNLLRLAGEASTSGVDAYFSMPDALYGKRPGELMEVYFRGREMHQVAAVPYSAIYGNDRIYLIENERLRSVQIELKGEVMRNGKLMALIASAELQDGIKVLTTHLPNAINGLKVSEVSP